The Raphanus sativus cultivar WK10039 chromosome 2, ASM80110v3, whole genome shotgun sequence genome includes a region encoding these proteins:
- the LOC130508394 gene encoding auxin-responsive protein SAUR21-like → MGLSRIAITNAAKQIMKLHSLGNKNRTSSSSLDNVPKGHVAVYVGEQIEKEKKRFVVPISFLNHPSFREFLSRAEEEFGFNHPMGGLTIPCREEMFLDLISSRLQ, encoded by the coding sequence atgGGGTTGAGCCGTATTGCGATCACAAATGCAGCAAAACAGATAATGAAGCTACACTCACTGGGAAACAAAAACcgaacatcatcatcatcattggaTAATGTCCCTAAAGGGCATGTGGCAGTGTACGTAGGAGAACAGattgagaaggagaagaagagattcgtTGTTCCAATATCGTTTCTGAATCATCCTTCCTTCAGAGAGTTTCTTAGTCGAGCAGAGGAAGAGTTTGGATTCAATCATCCAATGGGAGGCTTGACCATTCCTTGCAGAGAAGAAATGTTTCTTGATCT
- the LOC108841104 gene encoding auxin-responsive protein SAUR20 produces MSSPPCLSSHLLQIFFTSTKLITFHLKTKKKMGLVRSMLPNAKQIFKSQSIRNKNGSPSSTTASGLVPKGHIAVYVGERMERTRFVVPISYLNHPLFRELLNRAEEEFGFDHPMGGLTIPCREEAFLHLITSHQLH; encoded by the coding sequence ATGTCTTCTCCTCCTTGTCTATCAAGTCACTTGCTTCAAATATTCTTCACATCCACAAAATTGATAACGTTtcatttaaaaacaaagaagaagatgggtTTAGTGCGGTCCATGCTTCCAAATGCAAAGCAAATCTTCAAATCACAATCTATCAGGAACAAGAACGGATCACCATCATCAACAACAGCTTCAGGGCTTGTTCCTAAAGGTCACATAGCGGTTTACGTTGGGGAAAGAATGGAGAGGACGAGATTTGTGGTTCCGATATCATACTTGAACCATCCTTTGTTCAGAGAGCTTCTTAATCGAGCAGAGGAAGAGTTTGGATTTGATCATCCAATGGGCGGTTTGACGATTCCTTGTCGAGAAGAAGCGTTTCTTCATCTCATTACTTCTCATCAGCTGCATTGA
- the LOC130508395 gene encoding auxin-induced protein 15A-like, producing MAIRLSRVINSKQSQKQQSRVPKGHVAVYVGEEMENKKRFVVPISYLNHPSFQGLLSRAEEEFGFNHPIGGLTIPCREEIFVGLLNSYGCIVST from the coding sequence ATGGCTATTCGATTGTCGCGTGTTATCAACTCTAAACAGTCGCAAAAACAGCAGTCTCGTGTCCCAAAAGGACATGTTGCCGTTTACGTCGGAGAAGAGATGGAGAACAAGAAGAGATTCGTGGTTCCGATCTCGTATTTGAACCATCCTTCGTTTCAGGGTTTGCTTAGTCGAGCAGAGGAAGAGTTTGGCTTCAACCATCCAATTGGTGGATTAACGATTCCTTGCAGAGAAGAAATATTCGTGGGTCTTTTGAATTCTTATGGTTGTATTGTTTCAACCTAA